A window of Rhodococcus sp. SGAir0479 contains these coding sequences:
- a CDS encoding homoserine dehydrogenase, which yields MTSESAQRAIGVAVLGLGTVGSEVARIIREHAADLEARVGARLELRGVAVRRLDGDRGVPSELLTTDAESLVTRDDVDVVVEVIGGIELPRKLVLAALNAGKSVVTANKALLAEYTGELAEAAERQRVDLYFEAAVAGAIPVIRPLTQSLAGDRVDRVLGIVNGTTNFILSAMDETGADYAETLAEAGRLGYAEADPTADVEGFDAASKAAILASIAFHTRVTAADVYREGISNITSADLDAAKALDCTIKLLSICERIVSADGRERVSARVYPALVPREHPLAGVNGAYNAVVVESANAGRLMFYGQGAGGAPTASAVMGDLVMAARNKVHGGRGPRESRYAKLPIAPMGDIPTRYYVNMQVADRAGVLSAVSAEFAKRGVSISTVRQEGAGDGARLVVVTHLASDAALSETVAALAELESVTAVTSVLRLEGTSE from the coding sequence GTGACCAGCGAATCGGCGCAGCGCGCCATCGGGGTGGCTGTTCTCGGCCTCGGGACGGTGGGCAGCGAGGTGGCTCGCATCATCCGCGAGCACGCGGCCGACCTGGAGGCCCGGGTCGGCGCACGCTTGGAGTTGCGAGGTGTCGCGGTGCGGCGCCTCGACGGCGACCGCGGCGTGCCGTCGGAACTGCTCACGACCGACGCCGAGTCGCTGGTGACCCGTGACGACGTCGACGTCGTGGTGGAGGTCATCGGGGGCATCGAGCTGCCGCGCAAGCTGGTGCTCGCGGCGCTCAACGCCGGCAAGTCCGTCGTCACCGCGAACAAGGCCCTGCTGGCCGAGTACACCGGCGAGCTTGCCGAGGCCGCCGAGCGGCAGCGGGTGGACCTGTACTTCGAGGCCGCGGTGGCCGGCGCGATCCCGGTGATCCGCCCGCTGACCCAGTCGCTCGCCGGGGACCGCGTCGACCGCGTGCTCGGCATCGTGAACGGCACCACCAACTTCATCCTCTCCGCGATGGACGAGACCGGTGCCGACTACGCCGAGACGCTCGCCGAGGCCGGCCGGCTCGGGTACGCCGAGGCCGACCCCACCGCCGACGTCGAGGGCTTCGACGCCGCGTCGAAGGCGGCGATCCTCGCCTCGATCGCGTTCCACACGCGCGTCACCGCGGCCGACGTCTACCGCGAGGGCATCTCGAACATCACCTCCGCCGACCTCGACGCCGCCAAGGCCCTGGACTGCACGATCAAGCTGCTCTCGATCTGCGAGCGGATCGTCTCCGCGGACGGGCGCGAGCGCGTGTCGGCGCGTGTGTACCCGGCGCTGGTGCCGCGCGAGCATCCGCTGGCCGGGGTCAACGGTGCCTACAACGCCGTGGTGGTCGAATCCGCCAACGCCGGTCGACTGATGTTCTACGGCCAGGGCGCCGGCGGCGCCCCCACCGCGTCCGCCGTCATGGGCGACCTGGTGATGGCCGCGCGCAACAAGGTGCACGGTGGCCGGGGACCGCGCGAGTCGCGGTACGCGAAGCTGCCGATCGCCCCCATGGGCGACATCCCGACCCGCTACTACGTGAACATGCAGGTCGCCGATCGCGCGGGCGTGCTGTCGGCGGTGTCCGCCGAATTCGCCAAGCGCGGCGTCAGCATCTCCACCGTCCGGCAGGAAGGCGCCGGTGACGGCGCGCGTCTGGTGGTCGTCACCCACCTCGCCAGCGACGCGGCACTCTCGGAAACGGTTGCCGCCCTTGCCGAACTCGAATCCGTAACCGCTGTGACCAGCGTGCTCCGACTGGAAGGTACCTCCGAATGA
- the argS gene encoding arginine--tRNA ligase yields MTPADLAELLRGTAAKVLAEHGLDVSVLPATLTVERPRNPEHGDYATNVAMQVAKKAGTNPRDLATWLAAALTAAEGIESAEVAGPGFLNIRLAADAQGAIVAKALEAGAAFGSGDALAGKRINLEFVSANPTGPIHLGGTRWAAVGDALGRILSMQGADVTREYYFNDHGAQIDRFTRSLIAAANGEPAPEDGYAGAYIADIAAEVQKQAPGALGQPEAERHETFRSIGVELMFAHIKRTLHEFGVDFDVYFHENSLFESGAVEKAVETLKESGNLYHEDGAWWLKSTDFGDDKDRVVIKSDGNAAYIAGDIAYFQDKRSRGFDLCIYMLGADHHGYIGRLKAAAAAFGDDPDTVEVMIGQMVNLVRGGVAVKMSKRAGTVITLDDLVEAIGVDAARYSLVRSSVDQSIDIDLELWASTTNENPVYYVQYAHARLCSIARNAADLGLSAENPDLALLTHDREGDLIRTIGEYPRVVAKAADLREPHRIARYLEELAGTYHRFYDACRILPQGDEDATELHTARLALCDASRQVLANGLELLGVSAPERM; encoded by the coding sequence GTGACTCCAGCCGACCTTGCCGAACTGCTCCGAGGGACCGCCGCGAAGGTGCTCGCAGAGCACGGCCTCGACGTTTCCGTACTGCCTGCGACACTCACGGTCGAGCGTCCCCGCAACCCCGAGCACGGTGACTACGCCACCAACGTGGCGATGCAGGTCGCCAAGAAGGCCGGCACCAATCCCCGCGACCTGGCGACGTGGCTCGCGGCCGCGCTGACCGCCGCGGAGGGCATCGAGTCCGCGGAGGTTGCCGGGCCGGGGTTCCTCAACATCCGCCTTGCCGCCGACGCGCAGGGCGCGATCGTCGCCAAGGCCCTCGAGGCCGGCGCCGCCTTCGGGTCCGGCGACGCGCTCGCCGGCAAGCGCATCAACCTCGAGTTCGTGTCCGCGAACCCCACCGGGCCCATTCACCTCGGTGGTACCCGCTGGGCGGCGGTCGGTGACGCGCTCGGTCGCATCCTGTCGATGCAGGGCGCCGACGTGACGCGGGAGTACTACTTCAACGACCACGGCGCCCAGATCGACCGCTTCACCCGGTCGCTCATCGCCGCAGCGAACGGCGAACCCGCTCCCGAGGACGGCTACGCCGGCGCGTACATCGCCGACATCGCGGCCGAGGTGCAGAAGCAGGCGCCCGGCGCGCTCGGGCAGCCCGAGGCCGAGCGTCACGAGACGTTCCGGTCCATCGGCGTCGAGCTGATGTTCGCCCACATCAAGCGGACCCTGCACGAATTCGGCGTCGATTTCGACGTCTACTTCCACGAGAACTCGCTGTTCGAATCCGGTGCGGTGGAGAAGGCCGTCGAGACCCTCAAGGAATCCGGCAACCTGTACCACGAGGACGGCGCGTGGTGGCTCAAGAGCACCGATTTCGGTGACGACAAGGACCGGGTCGTCATCAAGTCCGACGGCAACGCCGCGTACATTGCCGGCGACATCGCCTACTTCCAGGACAAGCGCTCTCGCGGCTTCGACCTGTGCATCTACATGCTCGGCGCCGACCATCACGGGTACATCGGCCGCCTCAAGGCCGCCGCGGCCGCGTTCGGCGACGACCCGGACACCGTCGAGGTCATGATCGGCCAGATGGTCAACCTCGTCCGCGGCGGCGTCGCGGTGAAGATGAGCAAGCGGGCCGGCACCGTGATCACCCTCGACGACCTGGTCGAGGCGATCGGTGTCGACGCGGCCCGCTACTCGCTGGTGCGCTCGTCGGTGGACCAGAGCATCGACATCGATCTCGAGCTGTGGGCGAGCACCACCAACGAGAACCCGGTGTACTACGTGCAGTACGCGCACGCCCGGCTCTGCTCGATCGCCCGCAACGCCGCCGACCTGGGCCTGAGCGCCGAGAACCCGGACCTGGCGCTGCTGACCCACGACCGCGAGGGCGACCTGATCCGCACGATCGGCGAGTACCCGCGCGTCGTCGCCAAGGCCGCCGACCTGCGCGAGCCGCACCGCATCGCGCGGTACCTCGAGGAGCTCGCCGGCACCTACCACCGCTTCTACGACGCGTGCCGCATCCTGCCGCAGGGCGACGAGGACGCCACCGAGCTGCACACCGCGCGGCTGGCGCTGTGCGACGCGTCGCGGCAGGTCCTCGCCAACGGGCTCGAGCTGCTGGGCGTGAGCGCTCCGGAGCGGATGTGA
- a CDS encoding DUF3105 domain-containing protein, with protein sequence MPSGSENRGPGSKNTGAKSAKAIKAINKKKQGGVPSSTRSGGGRQLPWLTIGAVVAVVALIAVLAVNLVPKYQDQQAVAKFTPSESNQDPSTGIDGVVKVDYPAGVHVQATQRVAYDQSPPFGGPHDAVWATCTGTVYQDAIRSENAVHSLEHGAIWIAYNPDKVDDTQRQQLADRVSKESGYMLMSPYPGLDTPVSLQSWGHQLKVDSADDERIDQFIKALRLNRYAYPEVGASCSTIPDSFDPANPPPFDATAPGPDAVPMDGGNIEPDTSELGGATGLPTDMQLPAGAGQQAPATGGNG encoded by the coding sequence ATGCCCAGCGGTTCGGAAAATCGCGGCCCCGGCAGTAAGAACACGGGGGCGAAGTCAGCCAAGGCGATCAAAGCGATCAACAAGAAGAAGCAGGGTGGCGTGCCGTCGTCCACCCGGAGCGGCGGAGGTCGCCAGCTGCCGTGGCTGACGATCGGCGCCGTCGTCGCCGTGGTCGCGCTCATCGCCGTCCTGGCCGTCAACCTGGTGCCCAAGTACCAGGACCAGCAGGCCGTCGCCAAGTTCACGCCGTCGGAATCCAATCAGGATCCCTCGACGGGGATCGACGGCGTCGTCAAGGTCGACTACCCCGCCGGTGTGCACGTCCAGGCGACGCAGCGCGTCGCGTACGACCAGTCCCCGCCGTTCGGCGGTCCGCACGACGCGGTGTGGGCGACGTGCACCGGCACCGTGTACCAGGACGCGATCCGCTCCGAGAACGCCGTCCACTCGCTCGAGCACGGCGCGATCTGGATCGCCTACAACCCGGACAAGGTCGACGACACGCAGCGCCAGCAGCTCGCGGACCGGGTCTCGAAGGAGAGCGGCTACATGCTGATGTCGCCGTACCCGGGTCTGGACACGCCCGTCTCGCTGCAGTCGTGGGGCCACCAGCTCAAGGTCGACAGCGCCGACGACGAGCGCATCGACCAGTTCATCAAGGCGCTGCGCCTCAACCGCTACGCCTACCCCGAGGTCGGCGCCAGCTGCTCGACCATCCCGGACTCGTTCGATCCGGCCAACCCGCCGCCGTTCGATGCGACCGCACCCGGCCCCGACGCCGTCCCGATGGACGGCGGCAACATCGAGCCCGACACCTCCGAGCTCGGTGGCGCGACGGGTCTGCCGACCGACATGCAGCTGCCCGCGGGCGCGGGCCAGCAGGCACCGGCGACCGGCGGAAACGGCTGA
- a CDS encoding TIGR03617 family F420-dependent LLM class oxidoreductase, which translates to MKVFTGTDAAIDPAAVAGFARRAEAAGYDGLHVSETVHDPFLLALLALQATERIVVRTSVALAFVRSPLLTAYTAWDLSRMSGGRFHLGLGSQIRQNIEERYAMEWSAPAARMRDYVGVVRAAFESFRTGELVPYEGERYRFTRMQPYFNPGPDQDTVTPPIYLGAVGRRMLAVAGATADGLITHPTNSDPQFLFDECRPALAEGAAAAGRSLDGFDVVAGLQVITGATDADVAAERDRRRRLFAFLYSTPAYRGALVRHGFPDLQAKLADRVRCDDWERLEDIVTDEVLATIVPTARYDALAGAVRERLDGIAQSVTLALPENADQDRCMADVIAELHAG; encoded by the coding sequence ATGAAGGTATTCACCGGAACCGATGCCGCGATCGATCCGGCGGCGGTGGCCGGGTTCGCCCGTCGTGCGGAGGCCGCCGGGTACGACGGGCTGCACGTGTCCGAGACCGTGCACGACCCGTTCCTGCTGGCGCTCCTGGCGTTGCAGGCGACGGAGCGGATCGTCGTACGCACCTCGGTCGCATTGGCATTCGTCCGCAGCCCGCTGCTGACGGCGTACACCGCGTGGGACCTGTCGAGGATGTCGGGTGGACGGTTCCACCTCGGGCTGGGCAGCCAGATCCGCCAGAACATCGAGGAGCGGTACGCGATGGAGTGGTCCGCGCCGGCCGCGCGCATGCGCGACTACGTCGGGGTGGTCCGTGCCGCGTTCGAGTCGTTCCGCACGGGCGAACTCGTCCCGTACGAGGGGGAGCGGTACCGGTTCACCCGGATGCAGCCCTACTTCAATCCCGGTCCCGACCAGGACACGGTGACGCCGCCGATCTACCTGGGTGCCGTGGGCCGGCGGATGCTCGCGGTCGCGGGGGCGACGGCCGACGGCCTGATCACCCACCCCACCAATTCCGACCCGCAGTTCCTGTTCGACGAATGCCGGCCGGCACTCGCGGAGGGCGCCGCCGCGGCGGGACGCTCGCTCGACGGGTTCGACGTGGTCGCGGGACTGCAGGTGATCACCGGGGCCACCGACGCGGACGTCGCCGCCGAACGTGACCGCCGGCGTCGACTGTTCGCGTTCCTGTACTCCACTCCGGCCTATCGGGGTGCGCTCGTACGGCACGGGTTTCCCGACCTGCAGGCGAAACTGGCCGACCGCGTCCGGTGCGACGACTGGGAAAGGCTCGAGGACATCGTTACCGACGAAGTCCTCGCCACCATCGTGCCGACGGCCCGGTACGACGCGCTCGCCGGCGCGGTCCGTGAGCGCCTGGACGGTATCGCGCAGAGTGTCACGCTGGCGCTCCCCGAGAACGCTGATCAGGATCGCTGCATGGCCGACGTGATCGCCGAACTACACGCCGGATAG
- a CDS encoding DUF305 domain-containing protein, producing MTDTESTPPSPTAPSSRSQRTALAVVGLVGVLAIGFALGFFARLPFQDKGSPIPAADSVDVGFSQDMTAHHNQAIDMSTITLTKSSDPAVKNLAYDILTTQQNQVGQMQGWLALWDQAPLPTGGYMTWMTEDGGHGHSGHAAGAADAPAAHDSSAMPGMASAEEMSALGRASGPALDVMFLQLMLRHHQGGLPMMEYAQQYADVPAVRNLSQTMVATQQSEATLITSMLAERNASPLPMN from the coding sequence ATGACCGACACCGAATCGACCCCCCCGTCACCGACGGCGCCGAGCAGCCGCAGCCAGCGGACCGCGCTGGCGGTCGTCGGTCTCGTCGGCGTCCTGGCGATCGGGTTCGCGCTCGGCTTCTTCGCGCGGCTCCCGTTCCAGGACAAGGGCTCGCCGATCCCGGCCGCCGATTCGGTCGACGTCGGCTTCTCCCAGGACATGACGGCGCATCACAACCAGGCGATCGACATGTCCACGATCACGCTCACCAAGTCCTCCGATCCGGCGGTGAAGAACCTGGCGTACGACATCCTCACCACGCAGCAGAACCAGGTCGGCCAGATGCAGGGCTGGCTGGCGCTGTGGGATCAGGCGCCGTTGCCCACCGGCGGGTACATGACGTGGATGACGGAGGACGGGGGCCACGGGCACTCCGGGCACGCCGCGGGCGCGGCCGACGCGCCGGCGGCGCACGACAGCAGCGCGATGCCGGGTATGGCCTCGGCCGAGGAGATGTCGGCTCTGGGCCGGGCGTCCGGGCCCGCGCTGGACGTGATGTTCCTGCAGTTGATGCTGCGGCACCACCAGGGCGGCCTGCCGATGATGGAGTACGCGCAGCAGTACGCCGACGTCCCGGCGGTGCGCAATCTGTCGCAGACCATGGTGGCCACCCAGCAGAGCGAGGCCACGCTCATCACGAGCATGCTCGCCGAGCGGAACGCCTCACCGCTTCCCATGAACTGA
- the lysA gene encoding diaminopimelate decarboxylase yields the protein MNAHPAGPRHAEIQHAPGLPPRPAAASDMTALPPQVWPRGARRGDDGVVTLAGVPVTELAEKYGTPLFVVDEDDFRSRCREMARAFGGADRVHYASKAFLSAEIARWVRDEGLSMDVASGGELAVALHAGFPAERITMHGNNKSVGELETAVSAGVGHVVLDSMLEIERLDEVAGRLGAVQDVLIRITVGVEAHTHEFIATAHEDQKFGFSLSGGKAMDAVARVFATDNLRLVGLHSHIGSQIFEVDGFELAAHRVIGLMREIVDRFGAEKTSQLSVVDLGGGLGISYLPSDNPPPVEELAAKLTHIVATESAAAGLPAPTLMVEPGRAIAGPGTVTLYEVGTIKDVTLDAGATRRYVSVDGGMSDNIRTSLYQAEYDARLVSRDSDGGPVVARVVGKHCESGDIVIRDAWMPDDLGPGDLLAVAATGAYCYSMSSRYNLLTRPAVVAVRDGASRLILRRETVEDLLSLEVSE from the coding sequence GTGAACGCGCACCCGGCCGGACCCCGGCACGCTGAGATCCAGCACGCCCCGGGCCTGCCGCCGCGGCCCGCGGCGGCGTCGGACATGACCGCGCTGCCGCCGCAGGTGTGGCCGCGTGGTGCCCGCCGCGGCGACGACGGCGTCGTGACCCTCGCCGGTGTCCCGGTGACCGAGCTCGCGGAGAAGTACGGCACCCCGCTGTTCGTCGTCGACGAGGACGACTTCCGGTCCCGCTGCCGCGAGATGGCCCGCGCCTTCGGCGGCGCCGATCGAGTGCACTACGCGTCCAAGGCGTTCCTGTCGGCCGAGATCGCGCGCTGGGTGCGCGACGAGGGCCTGTCGATGGACGTCGCCTCCGGCGGTGAGCTGGCCGTCGCGCTGCACGCCGGCTTTCCTGCCGAGCGCATCACGATGCACGGCAACAACAAGTCGGTGGGGGAACTCGAGACCGCGGTGTCGGCGGGAGTCGGGCACGTCGTGTTGGACTCGATGCTCGAGATCGAACGGCTCGACGAGGTCGCGGGCCGGCTCGGTGCGGTCCAGGACGTCCTGATCCGCATCACGGTCGGCGTCGAGGCCCACACCCACGAGTTCATCGCGACCGCGCACGAGGACCAGAAGTTCGGGTTCTCGCTGTCCGGTGGCAAGGCCATGGACGCGGTCGCCCGCGTCTTCGCGACCGACAACCTGCGCCTGGTGGGGCTGCACAGCCACATCGGTTCGCAGATCTTCGAGGTCGACGGCTTCGAACTCGCCGCGCACCGGGTGATCGGACTGATGCGTGAGATCGTCGACCGCTTCGGTGCCGAGAAGACGTCGCAACTGTCGGTCGTCGATCTCGGTGGCGGCCTCGGTATCTCGTACCTGCCCAGCGACAACCCGCCCCCGGTCGAGGAACTCGCGGCCAAGCTCACGCACATCGTCGCGACCGAGTCGGCGGCCGCGGGTCTGCCCGCGCCGACGCTCATGGTCGAGCCGGGCCGCGCCATCGCCGGCCCCGGCACCGTCACGCTGTACGAGGTGGGCACCATCAAGGACGTCACCCTCGACGCGGGCGCCACCCGGCGCTACGTCAGCGTCGACGGCGGTATGAGCGACAACATCCGGACGTCGCTCTACCAGGCCGAATACGACGCGCGTCTGGTCTCCCGCGACAGCGACGGCGGGCCCGTCGTGGCCCGGGTCGTGGGCAAGCACTGCGAGAGCGGCGACATCGTCATCCGCGACGCCTGGATGCCGGACGACCTCGGTCCCGGCGACTTGCTCGCGGTGGCCGCCACGGGCGCATACTGCTATTCGATGTCCAGCCGGTACAACCTGCTCACCCGCCCCGCGGTGGTGGCAGTACGGGACGGCGCCTCACGCCTAATCTTGCGTAGGGAAACTGTGGAAGATCTGCTCAGCTTGGAGGTTTCGGAGTGA